One part of the Salvelinus fontinalis isolate EN_2023a chromosome 4, ASM2944872v1, whole genome shotgun sequence genome encodes these proteins:
- the LOC129854169 gene encoding protein C19orf12 homolog: protein MWACPKRMSRHSPRYYFFFTNAHYTQTVKHHRSARSDGRAATMAPRMDDVMQLCCDLSANQQIKAAVKNSGKGSAVAGGTAFLGGLLGGPPGIAVGGAVGGLLGWWMTSEQFRPLPQIIMELPPHQQQRLYADIMAVLGSLDWTDLAQLTALVIGNATLQQQVTAALLSYITKELRAEVRYGD from the exons ATGTGGGCTTGTCCTAAACGAATGTCCCGTCATTCACCGCGgtactattttttttttaccaacgCTCATTATACACAAACAGTTAAACATCATCGAAGTGCGAGATCTGACG GGAGAGCAGCTACAATGGCTCCACGTATGGATGATGTCATGCAACTATGCTGTGACCTGTCTGCAAATCAGCAGATAAAAGCAGCAGTGAAGAATTCTGGGAAAGGATCCGCAGTGGCAGGAGGGACTGCATTTTTAGGGGGTCTTCTAGGTGGTCCCCCAGGGATTGCTGTTG GTGGTGCAGTAGGTGGCCTGTTGGGATGGTGGATGACCAGTGAACAGTTCAGACCTCTCCCTCAGATCATCATGGAGCTGCCTCCCCACCAGCAGCAGAGGCTCTATGCTGATATCATGGCCGTTTTGGGCTCACTGGACTGGACAGACCTGGCCCAGCTGACCGCCCTGGTCATAGGGAATGCTACTCTCCAGCAGCAGGTCACTGCCGCCCTACTCAGTTATATCACAAAGGAACTGAGAGCAGAGGTGAGATATGGGGACTGA
- the plekhf1 gene encoding pleckstrin homology domain-containing family F member 1, which produces MVDQLAFTQENRERILAVENSFGPFGKFLFRPGRVLIGEGRLMKLCRRRPQPKVFYLFNDILVYGSIILHGHWHKNQQIISLEDIQLEDLEDGVSMENQWLIRTPRKSFYVSAASAEEKQAWMEHIEDCRSKQLQHAGCQPGCTFATTWIPDRASAICMRCAKTFGVNKRRHHCRRCGFVVCNACSKNRAVICHISTKPVRVCRLCHLSLQDHGALTQDEVHSRGDSDGRNCSDEYELVMPEYEATIDDEADERVDEHAPHKWVESQINSWSPYNYLKPHHQSPNLTGLSNHLT; this is translated from the coding sequence ATGGTGGACCAGCTGGCTTTCACGCAAGAGAACAGAGAGCGGATCCTGGCGGTGGAGAACTCCTTTGGCCCCTTTGGGAAGTTTCTGTTCAGACCTGGCCGGGTCTTGATAGGCGAGGGGCGGCTGATGAAGCTGTGTCGACGCCGCCCACAGCCCAAAGTATTTTACTTGTTTAATGACATTTTGGTCTACGGTAGCATCATCCTTCATGGACACTGGCACAAGAACCAACAGATAATCTCCCTGGAGGATATCCAGCTAGAGGACCTGGAGGACGGGGTCAGCATGGAGAACCAGTGGCTGATCCGCACCCCAAGGAAGTCATTTTACGTGTCAGCTGCCTCTGCTGAGGAGAAGCAGGCCTGGATGGAGCACATCGAGGACTGCAGGTCCAAGCAGCTGCAGCATGCCGGTTGCCAGCCCGGATGCACCTTCGCCACCACCTGGATCCCTGACCGGGCGTCCGCCATCTGCATGCGCTGCGCTAAAACGTTTGGGGTCAACAAACGTCGCCACCACTGTCGTCGCTGCGGCTTCGTCGTCTGCAACGCCTGCTCCAAGAATCGGGCCGTAATCTGCCACATCTCTACTAAGCCTGTGAGGGTATGTCGACTGTGTCACCTCAGTCTCCAGGACCACGGGGCGCTGACCCAGGACGAGGTGCATTCACGGGGGGACAGCGATGGGAGGAACTGCTCTGATGAATACGAACTGGTCATGCCTGAGTACGAGGCGACTATCGACGATGAGGCAGATGAGCGGGTAGATGAGCACGCACCACACAAGTGGGTTGAGTCTCAGATCAACTCTTGGTCCCCGTATAACTATTTAAAACCGCACCATCAAAGTCCCAATCTCACTGGCTTGTCAAACCACTTGACTTGA
- the pop4 gene encoding ribonuclease P protein subunit p29 isoform X2, with amino-acid sequence MFTNGFLKNSLPGLSKKEIGDFMLRKAVVLKYAKKKKEKKKKTRAKGLTAKQRREMKVFQLKPEHQKYELFLPLHELWKQYIRDLCNGLKPESNPQTIQQRLLKADFHGAILTVARSKCPSYVGTTGILVQEMKHVFKIITKEDKLKVIPKRNSVFAVEIDGFVSHIYGSKFELRSSERSAKKFKVKGTIDL; translated from the exons ATGTTCACAAATGGCTTTCTGAAGAACAGTTTACCGGGTCTGAGCAAGAAGGAAATCGGCGACTTCATGCTTCGCAAGGCTGTGGTTCTAAAGTATGCGAAAAAGAAAAAGGAGAAGAAAAAGAAAACGAGAGCCAAGGGTCTCACTGCTAAACAAAGGAGAGAGATGAAAGTCTTTCAGCTGAAACCAGAGCATCAAAA ATATGAGCTTTTCTTGCCCTTGCATGAGCTATGGAAACAGTACATCAGAGATCTGTGCAACGGATTGAAACCAGAGAG CAACCCACAGACAATTCAGCAGAGGCTGTTGAAGGCTGATTTTCATGGTGCCATTCTTACAG TGGCCAGGTCCAAATGCCCCTCGTATGTAGGCACCACAGGAATCCTAGTGCAGGAGATGAAACATGTCTTCAAAATAATCACAAAGGAGGACAAACTGAAAG TCATACCCAAGCGAAACAGTGTGTTTGCCGTGGAGATTGATGGCTTTGTCTCCCATATCTATGGTAGCAAATTTGAACTCCGCTCCAGCGAGCGATCGGCAAAGAAATTTAAAGTCAAAGGAACCATAGATTTGTGA
- the pop4 gene encoding ribonuclease P protein subunit p29 isoform X1, with product MERLVQASLPPDQGRILGIVSQSDKQAEMFTNGFLKNSLPGLSKKEIGDFMLRKAVVLKYAKKKKEKKKKTRAKGLTAKQRREMKVFQLKPEHQKYELFLPLHELWKQYIRDLCNGLKPESNPQTIQQRLLKADFHGAILTVARSKCPSYVGTTGILVQEMKHVFKIITKEDKLKVIPKRNSVFAVEIDGFVSHIYGSKFELRSSERSAKKFKVKGTIDL from the exons ATGGAGA GACTCGTGCAGGCTAGCCTACCTCCTGATCAGGGACGCATTCTGGGTATAGTG TCTCAGAGTGACAAGCAGGCGGAGATGTTCACAAATGGCTTTCTGAAGAACAGTTTACCGGGTCTGAGCAAGAAGGAAATCGGCGACTTCATGCTTCGCAAGGCTGTGGTTCTAAAGTATGCGAAAAAGAAAAAGGAGAAGAAAAAGAAAACGAGAGCCAAGGGTCTCACTGCTAAACAAAGGAGAGAGATGAAAGTCTTTCAGCTGAAACCAGAGCATCAAAA ATATGAGCTTTTCTTGCCCTTGCATGAGCTATGGAAACAGTACATCAGAGATCTGTGCAACGGATTGAAACCAGAGAG CAACCCACAGACAATTCAGCAGAGGCTGTTGAAGGCTGATTTTCATGGTGCCATTCTTACAG TGGCCAGGTCCAAATGCCCCTCGTATGTAGGCACCACAGGAATCCTAGTGCAGGAGATGAAACATGTCTTCAAAATAATCACAAAGGAGGACAAACTGAAAG TCATACCCAAGCGAAACAGTGTGTTTGCCGTGGAGATTGATGGCTTTGTCTCCCATATCTATGGTAGCAAATTTGAACTCCGCTCCAGCGAGCGATCGGCAAAGAAATTTAAAGTCAAAGGAACCATAGATTTGTGA